AAATACAGGGTGAAGCCCGCAAGAGGATGATTCGCATCAACCCTGACCAGGTTGCCATCAATGCCCACAACCTGCACGACCTGCGCCTCGTCGCCGGTATTGGTCTGGAACTTCATGCCAACCTGCAGGTTCTCAATACCCTCAAACATTGAGCGAGGCACTTTACGAATCAGTTCCGGGTTATGCTCACCGTAGGCCAGGGCCGGAGGCACAGTGACCTCAAGACAATCGCCTACATTCCGGTCTTTCACGGCTTTTTGAATGCCCTCGATGATTTCCGGGCTGCCGTAGACAAAATGCAGCGGCTCGCTACCCTCTGAGGTATCAACGAGCTCTCCAATCTTGTTCTTCAGTACGTAATGAACGGTAAAAACGTCAGGTTTTGCTTTTGAAGCATCCATCAGGCTTTAGGGTTTCCTGTATCCGGAGGTGTATCGAGCATTTGCAGACCGTGAATCACGAGCCGTTGGTCCAGCTTCTCCCGAAGCCCCGAGGGATTGCTCAGGCCCATACGTTCGAGTAACGCACCGTAATGGCCTTCATCGTCCCGGGCCCGGACGGCCTGCCACAAAGTCGACAGTTTACCACGGCGGGTAGCTGTTGCGGCCTTAAGGGTTTTAAGGGCTTTCCCTAACTTAAGTTCCTCATCAGTGAAGTCGCGACCAAACGGGAATGCCGGAAACAGCTCACTGTCTCCGGTAACGGAGACAGTCCGGCGAATCGCTTCGGGATTATTATTGCACCAGTCCGCCGGTAATCTGAACGCGGGGTCCACTTTGCCGGCCTTTTGCGCCTGTTTGAGCAGTTCCTGCTGGAAACGGGAATCCGCAATACGGATCAGGCGCAGGTACACCTGTTCATCACACTGCCCCCGAAGGTCTGCAATGCCGTATTCGGTAATGACGATGTCGCGCAGGTGTCGGGGAATCGTACAATGGGCGTAATTAAATACAATATTTGACAGGGTCTTGCCGCCAGAAGTGTGCGTCGCCCGCATGGTCAGTATGGATCGCGCTCCCGGCAACTCATGGGCCATGGCAACAAAGTTATACTGCCCACCCACCCCACTGACTACCCGGCCATCGTCCAGCCCATCCGATACCGCAGCACCATTGAGTGTGTACATCATTGCCGAGTTGACGAACCGGCCATGCACCCGCTGCGATACTTTCAGGCGCTGGTCGCCAAACGGATGGTCGTAAAGCTGATTAATGAAATTGACGCTGGTCATGCAGATCTGGTCACGCTGCTCATCTGTGAGGTCCCGCAGAGCCTGATAGAACTGTTCAGGACCAACGTAGAAACCACCGTGCATAACAATACCGCCGGTTAACCTGTCTCCCAGAGCCAGGGTTTCAATCGCCTCTCTTGCCTCCGAACTGTCCAGGTCCCCCTCGAACGAATGCTCGCCGATCCGTAATCGACCACCTTTGAACTCGACCGCCGGCTTTAGAATTCCGAAACGCGCAAGCCAACTGACATCCCGGGCGCGAAGCGGAGAATCTATCAGTTTTTCCTTCCGCAACACATCCAGCATGTCCAGCGAGACATGTTCATCAATCACTGCTTCGTTAATCAGTGACTGGAGCTCTGCATGGTCATACACTGCCCGGCGCAGAATGCCCTCCTGCATCAGGTAAAGAAAACCATCGACCATCATCTCACTGCAACCATAGAGCCCCTTCTCGAAAGGGCCAGCCCCCCCTTCTGTTTTTACCAGCGGGAAATGCTCCTCAACCTTCAAGTGATCATAAACCGTGCGCCAGGCATCATTTTTCTGGTGACGAAGAATGGCACTGTGGACCAGCGCCGCACCCAACGAGCCGATGCCCACCTGCAGAGTGCCGCCGTCCTTTAACAAGGCGCTGGCATAAAAGCCAATCAGGTGGTCCTCGGGGCTAACCGCCATTTGCGGGGCGGAGAAAAGCGGATGATCCGTGGCCGACTGGTCAAACACCACATCAAAGCGATTTTCCTCGATTGCAGCGTGATGGCCCATGAAGGGCAGATTGCGGTTCAGCTCGGCAACGAGAGCAACCGGTGTACCCTCGGCTTCACGCTCCCGCATGAGCGGCAACAAGTCCAGGGAAAGATCGGGGTTGCAGCTGAGGCTGATCAGGCCGGGCTGGCTGACCTCATCCCCCGGAGACACCAACTGCGCAACAACATTGATCCCCTGCCCCATCAGATCGCGAACGGCGTGCGTGTAATTGCTGCTCACGTAATGGCGCTGCTGTGACGTATTGTTCAGATAGCTGCCCGCCTTAAAAAAGAACTCCGAAACCACGACGTTTTTCGGAAGGCGGTTGCCCGATACATCACGAGCGTAAGCCAGCTCAGGAATCCGACCGTAGAGCCGCTCGACAAAGGGGCCCATGAAACGCTTTTCAAGTGACGACCCTCCCTTGGGAGCCAGCAGCGACAGAGCAGTGACTATGTGAAGCTCAATCTCAGGATCATCCTTGGCCCGCTGGTATAAGGCGTTGACGAACCGGACCGGCTTTCCCAGCCCCAGCGGCAACCCAAGCCTGATGGTCTTTCCAACGCGACGAATGACCTCGTCGACACACGCGTCCGCATCATTTATCCGACGACCACTTCGTACTGCCATTACCAAGCTCCTTATTGGTCTTTCTGGCTATCAATGCGGTCGATGATCACACGACACAAGTGCACTGGCAATGCGCCATGTCATGAATCAGAGAGGTTATAACAGAGAGGAAATACGAGGACTGAAAGGGAGTCAGAAATTCCACTTCAGGTTGAGACAGGCGCCTTCGTTGAGAAGGGCAATACCGTGATCGGGCTGGGCAGGTTCGGACGCGTAATGTTTGCCACCTTTATCCGAACGGGACAGAGTCAGCGTCAGAAGACGCGAACCGATTGCACTGAAAGCGTCAGAGCTGTCGTCTTCGAAGTCTCCGGACATCCGCTCCTGCAGTTCGTAGAGATCTTCAGTCGTGATGGTTTCGCCCATGCCAGCAAACACGTGCTCGGCGGCTTCGGCGCGAACAACGAAAGCGACCATGTTGAGAGCGAGCAATACGACAAAGATGCGAATAATCATGACACTTCAAAGACCCTTTAACCGGAGCAGGATTTTACGGATACCTATGGCTAAAGTCTAATGATCAAAGCGGGAAAAGATGTGAATCCGCACACATATGCGCCGTTTTTTTGTCGCTGGATGACCAGCTTTTTGTCAAATAATAATCCCGGACGTTTCAGTTTGTAATCCGGCGGGCAGGACAACCCGCCAGCCCTCGCGACTGGCGGTGCGCCGTAAAGTCCTCAAACCTCAGGGACAGGGATAGGTGAACTCCTGATGAATCGCATCGATAGCGTCCACCACTTCAGCACTCAAAGCCAGATCCGCCGAGCCCATGTTTTCGCGCAGCTGATCCATGGTCGTTGCACCAACAATGTTGCTGGTCACAAAGCTGCGACTGTTCACGTATGCCAGCGCCATCTGGACCGGCGAGAGCTCGTGCTTGCGGGCCAACTCAACATAGGCCCTGGTGGCGTCGGCGGCGCGCTCGCTGGTATAACGGCTGAATCGCTCATACAGTGTCAAACGGCCCTTCTCTGGCCACTTGTCGCCCAGGTACTTACCCGAAAGCATGCCAAAAGCAAGTGGTGAATAGGCCAGCAGCCCGGCGTGCTCGCGATGTGCAATCTCCGCCATCCCCACCTCAAACGAGCGGTTCAGAAGGTTATAGGGGTTCTGGACACTCACCACACGAGACCAACCCATTTCGCGGGCCAGCCGCAGATACTCCATGGTTCCCCAGGGCGTCTCGTTGGACAGGCCTATATGTCGAACCTTGCCTTCTTTTACCAGTTCAGTGAGCGCAGCCAGCGTCTCCTCAATCGGCGTAAATGCCTCGTCCGGATTATGCTCATACGCAAGCTTGCCAAAAAAGTTGGCATTGCGATCCGGCCAATGCACCTGGTACAGATCGATATAGTCGGTTTGAAGCCTCTTGAGACTGTCATCACAAGCCTGGCGAATATGCGACCGTGTCAATCGGGGGCCATTGCGGAGGTAACTTAGTCCGTTGCCCGGCCCTGCCACCTTGGAGGCGATAACCAGATCGTCCCTCCGGCCACGATTAGCCAGCCAATTACCCAGATAGGTTTCAGTGAGTCCCTGGGTTTCGGCCTTCGGTGGTACCGGATACATCTCTGCGGCATCAATAAAGTTCACGCCTCGGGACGTTGCATAATCCAGTTGCTCAAAAGCTTCCTGCTCGGTGTTTTGCTCACCCCAGGTCATCGTGCCCAGGCAGATCAGACTGACATCAATGTCGGTATTTCCCAGCTTTCGCGTTTGCATATTGTCTCCGTATCAAATTTTGCACAGGTAAAGGGAATGTCACGGATGTGTCGCATAACTGTCATAACCCGTTTTCATAGTAGGGGCATGTCAAAGGAACCACAGGAAACACCGTGACCGAGACCATGCAGGCCAACCGGCGCCACCAACACATTACCATTGTTTCCGAGACTTTTCCGCCGGAAATCAATGGCGTGGCAAACACCCTGCGGCACCTATGCCAGGGGCTGATGCAGCGCGGATACCGTGTCACCGTTATACGTCCGCGCCAGCGCCATGAGAGAGAAGGTGCCGTCGCCAGCGCCGGAGATGCGCTCTTTACACAGGAACATGTCGTTACCGGCCTACCCCTGCCCGGTTACGCCGACCTGCGTTTCGGACTGGCCCGTAGCGGCAAACTCCGACAGCTTTGGAAGACGGACCGGCCGGACGCCGTTTACGTTGCGACCCAAGGCCCACTGGGCCTTGCGGCAGTTTCGGCGGCCCGCCGGATGGGACTGCCGGTCAGCTCAGGGTTCCACACCAACTTTCACCGATACAGCCGGTATTACGGTGTGAGCATCCTGGAAAAGCTCCTGTGTGCTTATGGCAGGTGGTTCCACAATCGCACGGCCATCACTCTCGTTCCTACCCGGAAAATGCAGAAGACCACCGCAGAGATGGGCATTCCCGCATCTGGCCTCTGGAGCCGCGGCGTAGACTGCAGCCGCTTTACTCCGCACAAACGGGATGAGTCGCTCAGAGAGCGGTGGGGACTAAACGCCAACGAACGCGCCGTGCTCTATGTCGGACGTCTTGCGCCTGAGAAAAACCTGCGCATGGCCGTGGCCTGCTATGAACGCATTCGGGGCCTGCACCCGCAGACCAGATTCATCCTGGTCGGCGATGGCCCTCTGCGTAAACACCTGGCCGAGCGGCATCCGGACTACATCTTCTGCGGCACCCAGCGAGGAGAAGACCTTGCCCGCCATTATGCCTCCGGTGATCTGTTCCTGTTTCCCAGCAAGACGGACACCTTCGGCAACGTTGTCCTTGAGGCCATGGCAAGTGGCCTGGCCGTCGTCGCCTTTAACGACGCGGCGGCCAGTGAACATATACGCCATGAGGAAAATGGCATGAAAGCGGCCATGGAGTCTGACGAAGGGTTTGTGGACAACGCTCTCCGACTGGCTGACCAGCCCACACTTCTGAACCGCATTCGCGCCCAGGCGCGACTGGATGCCCTGGACCTGAGTTGGCACTCACAAATCGAACAATTCGAGCAACTGGTTTTCAACCAACCTGCAAAGGCCGGATACCATGCCATCAACAAGCAAAGCATCTCGCTTCTTTGAACTGGTAGACCAACGTGAATTCGCGTTCTGCCAGTCTGTTAACCGAGCAGCAAGGTTTCGCCCCGTGCTTGGTTATTTTCAGCTGGTGAGCCGACTCGGCGATGGCTGGTTCTGGTATGCGCTGATCCTTACCATCCCCTTTATTTACCCGTCACAGGGCCCCGCGCTGGCCTTGTTGATGACACTAACCGGCCTGGCCTGCACTCTGACCTACAAAGCCCTGAAGCGCCGGCTCATCCGGGAGCGACCGTTCATTTCGTTTCCCTCAATCAACTGTGGTATTCCGCCACTGGACCGTTATAGCTTTCCCTCGGGACACACCCTGCACGCGGCCTGTTTCCAGATCATGCTGTTTATCTCCATGCCCGGCCTTGCACTGCTGATCCTGCCATTTACGCTTAGCGTCGCCGCCTCCCGTGTTGTGCTCGGCCTCCACTACCCGACGGACGTCGCGGCTGGTGCATTAATAGGCGGACTGATGGGTTTCCTTTCAACCCTGTACCTGTTCAGTGGTTTTAAGGACCTGTTCCCCATTTAGACCTCAGTCAAAAAGACGCAGCTGAGTGACGGGCGCATCGTCATTTCGGAAGCGCACCCCCATGCCCAGCAGACGCACTGGCCGGTCTTTCTCCCCGACCAACTCCTTGAACAGCGGCAGATAATCCTCCAGACCCGGCTCTTTGATCTGTTCCCGGACACGCTCCAGGGTGTGGGTCGAGAAATCACTGTAACGGATCTTGATAAACAGTTTGTGGATCGGTTTCTGGCGAGCCTTTCTGGATAACCGGAGATTGAGGTCAGCCACAAGCGAGGCCATAACCGTTTCACAGGCAGAGCGGTCAGGCAGGTCCTGGGAGAAGGTGCGCTCGACGCTGACCGACTTGGCAATCCGGGTGACCACAACCGGACGCTCGTCCCGGCCGTGGGCCATCTCATGGAGCCGATATCCCTGTTTACCGAAACGGTCCGTCAACACTTCCGGTCCGACGGCCTGCAGGTCCCCACAGGTATCCACTCCCATCTGGTGCAACCTGGACGCAGTCACCTGTCCTACCCCGAACAGTTTTTCCACCGGCAAGCCACGGATAAAACCACTCACATCTTCCGGCCGGATAACGAATAGGCCGTCCGGTTTTTCCCAGTCGCTGGCAATCTTTGCAAGGAACTTGTTGGGAGCAACACCCGCTGAAATTGTGATACCGACCTCCCGCTTGACCCGCTCGCGCAGGTAACGGGCCATGAGCGTCGCACTGCCCTTGTGATCGGTGATATCAGAAACGTCCAGAAAGGCCTCATCCAGGGATAACGGCTCCACGAGATCCGTCAGCTCCCGCAATATGGTCATAACCTGTTGCGACGCGGTCCGGTAACGAGCCATGTCCGTCGGCACCGTTACCAGCCCCGGGCAAAGCCTGCGCGCCTCACTCCCCGGCATGGCCGATCGCACACCGAATGCCCGCGCCTTGTAGTTGCAGGTGGTGACCACTCCGCGACCACCGGCACCGCCTACTGCCAGAGGCACATCCCGCAAGGTGGGATCGTCACGCATTTCAACCGCCGCATAGAAGCAGTCACAATCCACATGGATTATCTTGCGCTGGGGCATAGTCGAAGGGCTCACGTTAACTTTCTGTACATTTATACAGCCTTGTATCTTAAGCTAACATGCAGAGAATGTCAGGAACTCCAATGACAACGACCGGAAACCATCGCGAGGCCCTATGAGCAACCCTATTCCCGAATCCGACCGCAACGAAATCGAAGCAGCAGCCTTTCGCCGTCTCGTGCAACATCTGCGGGACAACAATGATGTTCAGAACATTGACTTGATGAATCTGGCGGGTTTCTGCCGCAACTGTCTGTCCAAGTGGTATCGCGCGGAAGCCGAACAACGAGGTTTTGAGATCTCGGACCCGGATGCCCGGGAGGAGATCTATGGTATGCCCTACGAAGAGTGGAAATCCCTTCACCAGACAGGCCCCAAGCAGGACCATAAATAATGAACGCGAACGAGGCGGTTCGGATTCACCTGGCAGCACTTGGGGCGGGGCATGGGGATTTCGACGACACCCTGGCACTTGTTGAGCGCCACTTTGAATACCAGCCCACCGCTTTCCAGAACGGACCGCTCCGCAATGAAGCCGGCGAAAACGCAGGCTCCTGCAAGGTCTTTGCCCTCGGTCGCTATTGCAATTTGCCAGAGGCTGATACGCTCAGGCTCTTTGCCCAGCATTATGCCCAGGTTATGGATGACCCGGCCGGTGACAGCCATGGCAATATTCGTCAGTTTATCAGTACCGGCTGGTCTGGCATCAAATTTGAAGATGAGCCGCTGCGGCCGCGCTCAACGCCCAACACCATGGAAGAGAACCATTCATGACCGATACCGCCACCTCCGGGGTAAAACAGGGGTTTCAGTTGAAAAGCGCCAGCGTCTCAATGACGGCGCTGGAACTCTACTACTTTGAAAATGAGGAATTCGAAGAGACTCTCAGGGACAAGATCAGCCAGGCACCGGGTTTTTTCAAGGATATTCCTATCATCATCAGCCTGGAGAAATACGAAGGTCTCGACAGCGAACTGGATTTCTTCAAAATTATAGGTACCTGCCGCCGCCACAATATCCATGTGGTGGGTGTTCGTGGCGGCAACGATGACCAACGCAGGTTGGCAAGGGGCGCGGCGCTGGCCCTTCTTCCAGGCAACCGTCAGCGCGAACCTGAGCCCGATGTTGAAGCAGCGCCCCCTCAGAATACATCTGCCGCAGAACAGCCTGCAGCCACAGGCACCAAGGAGCCGGCACCGGCAAAGGTTATCAATCAACCAGTCCGCTCTGGCCAGCAGATTCACGCGCCGGATGGAGACCTCATTATCCTGGCACCGGTACAAGCCGGTGCTGAAGTACTGGCAGCTGGCAATATTCATGTATACGGGCCGTTGCGTGGTCGGGCCCTTGCGGGTATCCATGGCGCGGAATCCGCCCGAATCTTTTGCCAGTCTCTTGAAGCAGAGCTTGTGTCCATCGCCGGACACTATAAAATCTCCGAAGATCTTCAGGACAATGGCTGGAAAAGCGCTGTGCAGATCCAGCTCAGGGATGACCTGCTGGTGGTGACACCACTGGACAAGGCCTGATGTTCAGCCTGAACACAAAAAATTGACCGGACAATTCGGCAGACACGACGAATCCACCGCGAAACAGGAATGTAACCTTGGCTAGAATTATTGTCGTTACCTCAGGAAAAGGCGGCGTTGGCAAAACCACCACCAGCGCCTCAATCAGCACGGGCCTTGCCAAGCGCGGGCACAAAACCGTTGTGATCGATTTTGACGTAGGTCTGCGTAACCTGGACCTGATCATGAACTGTGAACGACGGGTGGTCTATGACTTCGTTAACGTCATCCAGGGTGAGGCGTCTCTTAACCAGGCGCTCATCCGCGACAAGCGGGTTGATACCCTGTACATACTCCCCGCTTCTCAGACCCGCGAGAAAGAAGCACTCACCAAAGAAGGCGTCGAAAAGGTCATCAATGAGCTTTCCGAAACCTTCGACTATATTGTCTGTGACTCGCCCGCGGGTATCGAGCACGGAGCACTAATGGCTCTGTATTACGCGGACGAAGCCATTGTTGTCACCAACCCGGAAGTATCTTCCGTGCGGGACTCCGACCGGATTCTGGGCATTTTGCAGAGTAAATCCCGCAGGGCGGAAATGGGACAGGACCCGGTCAGGGAGCATCTGCTGCTGACCCGTTACAACCCTGGTCGGGTCGAGAAAGGTGAAATGCTCTCGGTCAGTGACGTTGAAGAAATCCTCGCAATCCCCCTGCTGGGCGTCATTCCCGAAAGTCAGGTGGTACTGAACGCCTCCAACCAGGGCCTTCCGGTCATTCTGGAGGAAGACAGTGATGCCGGCCAGGCCTATGACGACGCGGTCGCACGACTGCTGGGCGAAGACCGGGAACACCGGTTCATGACCGCTCAGAAGAAAGGATTTTTCTCACGGATGTTCAAGGGAGGCTGACGGATGAGTTTCCTAGACTACTTCAAGGGCAAGAAAACCAACACCGCAAGCGTTGCCAAGGAACGATTGCAGATCATCGTGGCCCACGAACGCGGTCAGCGCGAGCAACCCGACTACCTGCCGCAACTCCAGCAGGAGCTGCTGGAAGTGATTCGCAAATACGTTCAGATCAGCGACGACATGGTGCAGGTGGAGGTCGACCGCAACGAGAGTTGCTCGGTCCTCGAGCTGAACGTCACCCTCCCGGAGCGCTGACAAGGGAGCGGGTGGCAGCCAGGCATGACCTACCAGCGAGCGAAATGATCTTCCATCAATCCCCGTAGGCCCTCTACGGGGATTTTTTTGCCCGCCTCGTCCGTAACGTGTCCACGGAAGGTGCCGACAAACTGACGGAAATTGGACGCGAGCACCAATACATTCAGCTTTTCCTTTCGCACGCCAGCGGGTACGAACTGAAGATCGACCCGCCCATCCTCCGTGCTTACGTGCCAATCCCCGCCCGGGCGGTACCGATCAAACACGAAGCGGGCTGCGCCCAGCCTGATACACTGCCCCTCCAGCCACAGCGCGTTTTCCGTCATCCCGGTTTCGTTCACGCCCGCTGCCAGGTTCAGTCCCAGCGAGCGCCCGTCAGCGAGTTTGCCGGCCAGGCAGGCCCA
This Marinobacter salinus DNA region includes the following protein-coding sequences:
- a CDS encoding HopJ type III effector protein; this encodes MNANEAVRIHLAALGAGHGDFDDTLALVERHFEYQPTAFQNGPLRNEAGENAGSCKVFALGRYCNLPEADTLRLFAQHYAQVMDDPAGDSHGNIRQFISTGWSGIKFEDEPLRPRSTPNTMEENHS
- a CDS encoding NADP(H)-dependent aldo-keto reductase, whose protein sequence is MQTRKLGNTDIDVSLICLGTMTWGEQNTEQEAFEQLDYATSRGVNFIDAAEMYPVPPKAETQGLTETYLGNWLANRGRRDDLVIASKVAGPGNGLSYLRNGPRLTRSHIRQACDDSLKRLQTDYIDLYQVHWPDRNANFFGKLAYEHNPDEAFTPIEETLAALTELVKEGKVRHIGLSNETPWGTMEYLRLAREMGWSRVVSVQNPYNLLNRSFEVGMAEIAHREHAGLLAYSPLAFGMLSGKYLGDKWPEKGRLTLYERFSRYTSERAADATRAYVELARKHELSPVQMALAYVNSRSFVTSNIVGATTMDQLRENMGSADLALSAEVVDAIDAIHQEFTYPCP
- the dinB gene encoding DNA polymerase IV, with protein sequence MPQRKIIHVDCDCFYAAVEMRDDPTLRDVPLAVGGAGGRGVVTTCNYKARAFGVRSAMPGSEARRLCPGLVTVPTDMARYRTASQQVMTILRELTDLVEPLSLDEAFLDVSDITDHKGSATLMARYLRERVKREVGITISAGVAPNKFLAKIASDWEKPDGLFVIRPEDVSGFIRGLPVEKLFGVGQVTASRLHQMGVDTCGDLQAVGPEVLTDRFGKQGYRLHEMAHGRDERPVVVTRIAKSVSVERTFSQDLPDRSACETVMASLVADLNLRLSRKARQKPIHKLFIKIRYSDFSTHTLERVREQIKEPGLEDYLPLFKELVGEKDRPVRLLGMGVRFRNDDAPVTQLRLFD
- a CDS encoding phosphatase PAP2 family protein, with translation MPSTSKASRFFELVDQREFAFCQSVNRAARFRPVLGYFQLVSRLGDGWFWYALILTIPFIYPSQGPALALLMTLTGLACTLTYKALKRRLIRERPFISFPSINCGIPPLDRYSFPSGHTLHAACFQIMLFISMPGLALLILPFTLSVAASRVVLGLHYPTDVAAGALIGGLMGFLSTLYLFSGFKDLFPI
- a CDS encoding DUF1244 domain-containing protein; translation: MSNPIPESDRNEIEAAAFRRLVQHLRDNNDVQNIDLMNLAGFCRNCLSKWYRAEAEQRGFEISDPDAREEIYGMPYEEWKSLHQTGPKQDHK
- a CDS encoding acetyl-CoA hydrolase/transferase C-terminal domain-containing protein, which gives rise to MAVRSGRRINDADACVDEVIRRVGKTIRLGLPLGLGKPVRFVNALYQRAKDDPEIELHIVTALSLLAPKGGSSLEKRFMGPFVERLYGRIPELAYARDVSGNRLPKNVVVSEFFFKAGSYLNNTSQQRHYVSSNYTHAVRDLMGQGINVVAQLVSPGDEVSQPGLISLSCNPDLSLDLLPLMREREAEGTPVALVAELNRNLPFMGHHAAIEENRFDVVFDQSATDHPLFSAPQMAVSPEDHLIGFYASALLKDGGTLQVGIGSLGAALVHSAILRHQKNDAWRTVYDHLKVEEHFPLVKTEGGAGPFEKGLYGCSEMMVDGFLYLMQEGILRRAVYDHAELQSLINEAVIDEHVSLDMLDVLRKEKLIDSPLRARDVSWLARFGILKPAVEFKGGRLRIGEHSFEGDLDSSEAREAIETLALGDRLTGGIVMHGGFYVGPEQFYQALRDLTDEQRDQICMTSVNFINQLYDHPFGDQRLKVSQRVHGRFVNSAMMYTLNGAAVSDGLDDGRVVSGVGGQYNFVAMAHELPGARSILTMRATHTSGGKTLSNIVFNYAHCTIPRHLRDIVITEYGIADLRGQCDEQVYLRLIRIADSRFQQELLKQAQKAGKVDPAFRLPADWCNNNPEAIRRTVSVTGDSELFPAFPFGRDFTDEELKLGKALKTLKAATATRRGKLSTLWQAVRARDDEGHYGALLERMGLSNPSGLREKLDQRLVIHGLQMLDTPPDTGNPKA
- a CDS encoding FKBP-type peptidyl-prolyl cis-trans isomerase, giving the protein MDASKAKPDVFTVHYVLKNKIGELVDTSEGSEPLHFVYGSPEIIEGIQKAVKDRNVGDCLEVTVPPALAYGEHNPELIRKVPRSMFEGIENLQVGMKFQTNTGDEAQVVQVVGIDGNLVRVDANHPLAGFTLYFDLEIVGRREATEDEVAQGRPLF
- a CDS encoding glycosyltransferase family 4 protein, which encodes MQANRRHQHITIVSETFPPEINGVANTLRHLCQGLMQRGYRVTVIRPRQRHEREGAVASAGDALFTQEHVVTGLPLPGYADLRFGLARSGKLRQLWKTDRPDAVYVATQGPLGLAAVSAARRMGLPVSSGFHTNFHRYSRYYGVSILEKLLCAYGRWFHNRTAITLVPTRKMQKTTAEMGIPASGLWSRGVDCSRFTPHKRDESLRERWGLNANERAVLYVGRLAPEKNLRMAVACYERIRGLHPQTRFILVGDGPLRKHLAERHPDYIFCGTQRGEDLARHYASGDLFLFPSKTDTFGNVVLEAMASGLAVVAFNDAAASEHIRHEENGMKAAMESDEGFVDNALRLADQPTLLNRIRAQARLDALDLSWHSQIEQFEQLVFNQPAKAGYHAINKQSISLL
- the minC gene encoding septum site-determining protein MinC, with translation MTDTATSGVKQGFQLKSASVSMTALELYYFENEEFEETLRDKISQAPGFFKDIPIIISLEKYEGLDSELDFFKIIGTCRRHNIHVVGVRGGNDDQRRLARGAALALLPGNRQREPEPDVEAAPPQNTSAAEQPAATGTKEPAPAKVINQPVRSGQQIHAPDGDLIILAPVQAGAEVLAAGNIHVYGPLRGRALAGIHGAESARIFCQSLEAELVSIAGHYKISEDLQDNGWKSAVQIQLRDDLLVVTPLDKA
- the minE gene encoding cell division topological specificity factor MinE, whose amino-acid sequence is MSFLDYFKGKKTNTASVAKERLQIIVAHERGQREQPDYLPQLQQELLEVIRKYVQISDDMVQVEVDRNESCSVLELNVTLPER
- the minD gene encoding septum site-determining protein MinD — protein: MARIIVVTSGKGGVGKTTTSASISTGLAKRGHKTVVIDFDVGLRNLDLIMNCERRVVYDFVNVIQGEASLNQALIRDKRVDTLYILPASQTREKEALTKEGVEKVINELSETFDYIVCDSPAGIEHGALMALYYADEAIVVTNPEVSSVRDSDRILGILQSKSRRAEMGQDPVREHLLLTRYNPGRVEKGEMLSVSDVEEILAIPLLGVIPESQVVLNASNQGLPVILEEDSDAGQAYDDAVARLLGEDREHRFMTAQKKGFFSRMFKGG